Genomic DNA from Edaphobacter lichenicola:
GCCAAATTTCAGACAAGTGTTTTAAAGACTGAATGACCGCAGAAAATATACAGCCACTCGGCTAAATCACAAGGGCGGAGATTTAGATGAAGACTTTTTTCAAATTAGCTCACAAGTTTTTTTGTACATTCTCTCGGCTCGTCGAAAAAGCGGAACTTCTTCACAAAAAAGAGAGCTGCCTCCTTGGAGAAGGCGCGCATTTGCATCCCTCAAGCCGGGTCGAGAACAATCAAGCGAAAAGGGAAGCCATAGTAATCGCTGCTCGCTCTCAGATTTTAGGACAACTTCTTGTTCTCGGCCACGGAGGAATCATTAAGATTGGGGAATCCTGCTTTGTTGGAGAACATTCCCGTATCTGGTCGGCGGATTCAATCGCGATTGGGGACAGGGTACTCATCTCGCACAATGTAAACATCCACGATCATAATGCTCATTCGTTATCAGCCGAAAAACGCCGTCTGCACATCATTGAGATTTTTTCTAAAGGCCACCCTGTTCATCTCGAAGATGTTGCGTCTGCCCCCATCGTGATTGAAGATGATGCTTGGATCGGTTTCAATTCAACCATTCTCAAGGGCGTAAGGATAGGCCGCGGAGCGATAGTTGGAGCGGCGACCGTCGTGACAAAGGATGTTCCTGCCTATGCAATCGTCGCCGGCAATCCGGCCAAAACAATTGGCCATGCGGAACCCTAGCCATGATCCTGATAGCTGAAGGTCACCGACTATGTGATGAAGCGACAACGTGGGCACTCCAGTACAATCGTGAATGAGAGCCGCTTTATGATCTTCGAGACAATCGAGATCACACGTCACAGCCGGAGGATCCTCCGTAGCGGTTCTTTAGACTTATACCTTAAAGGTGTATTGAATGTTTTTTTCCGCTTTGAAAGCCAGCGTGCGAAGCCTTCGCTCCATCGAAGAGCGCTGCAAAAAGATCCAGGAAGCATTGGGCAGAATCGAGCAAAGGCAGCTGCAAGATCTTCCGATCGCAGACCTCCAGAGGGCCGAGTTCAGAACTTTTTCACAGTGGGGCGAAGATGGCATTTTGCAGCATCTTTTGCGTCATGTGGCAGTCTCTCGGAAGGTCTTTGTGGAGTTTGGAGTAGAAAATTACACGGAATCAAACACTCGTTTTCTGCTTACGAATCACAACTGGGCGGGACTGGTCATCGACGGGAGCTCCAAACACGTCGACTATATAAAGAACGACGATATCTACTGGCGCTATAACCTCAAGGCCGAAAACTCGTTCATTACTCGAGATAACGTAAACAATCTCATCCTTCGCAATGGCATCGAAGGCCCGATCGGCCTGCTGTCAGTTGACATCGATGGGAACGACTACTGGGTGTGGGAGGCCATCAACGTTATCATTCCGAGCGTGGTGGTGTTGGAGTACAACTCCCGCTTCGGACCCGAAAGATCGGTGACCGTCCCCTATGACGCCAGTTTCGTAAGAGGCAACGCACACCGCTCAAATATCTATTACGGCGCGTCGCTGGCCGCACTTTGTCTGTTGAGTGAGCGAAAAGGATACTCCTTCGTCGGATGCAACACGGCCGGCAACAATGCCTTTTTCGTACGAAAGGAGTTGAGACCTCCAACCCTTCCGGAACTCACTTCCATACAAGGCTTTAAGAAGTCGCAGTTTCGAGAGTCACGCGACCCCGATGGTAGAGTGGCTGTCATGACAGACTCGCAGGAGCTTGCCATTCTCAATCAACTTCCTCTGGTAGAGGTTTCTTGAGATGTCCCGTCAAACGGTACTCGTTACTGGTGCGAACGGTTTTGTTGGTAGACATGTGGCCCGCGTCTTTGCGCGGGAGGGCTACCGCGTGCTCGGAATCGGCCACGGAGGATGGCTGCGGGACGAGTGGGAGCAGTGGGGGCTCGCCGCGTGGACGTCAGCAGATGTAACCCTGGCGACGCTGAGGGAGCACACCGAAGATCCATCGGTGATCGTTCATTGCGCCGGCGGCGGATCGGTCGCATTCTCGATCGAGAATCCCATCGCAGACTTCATGCGCACTGTAGAAACAACCGCGCAGGTACTCGAATATGTTCGCACTGTTGCTCCACAATGTAGCGTCGTCTATCCCTCAAGCGCGAGCGTATATGGCGCGGTCGACCATCTCCCGATCACGGCTGACCAAAATGCGGCTCCTATCTCTCAGTACGGAGTGCATAAGCTGATGGCCGAATTGTTCATCGCTTCGTATGCCCGTCAGTTTGGAACATCCACCGCCATCGTGCGCCTCTTCTCCATCTACGGTTGTGGCCTGCAGAAACAGTTGCTGTGGGATGCCTGCCGCAAGTTCGCCGCTGGCGACAGTATCTTTACGGGAACTGGTGATGAAGTGCGTGACTGGCTGCATGTCGAGGATGCTGCAGAACTGCTCCTTGCCGCCACTGAAAACGCGTCCGTCGAATGCCCTACGGTCAACGGTGGCAGCGGCGAGGGAATCACCGTGAGAGAGGTCCTGACTCACCTCAAGAGCAGTTTTCCTCAGAGAGATTCAAAGCTGACATTCTCCGGGGTTAAAAGAACAGGAGATCCCAGTCGGTACGTAGCGGATATCAAGGGTTCCAGGGAGTGGGGATGGGCTCCCAAACGCCAATGGAAACAGGGGATGGACGAATACGCTGCGTGGTGGAAGAGCAGTTCACGGGGACTATGAGCGAGAAGATACGGATTGGATTTGTCTTGCCTCCGGGACATTGGCTTGGCGGAAAAAACTACCTGCGAAATCTGTTCGCCGCCATCCAGGCAGTGCCTGACCATACGATAACCCCAGTCATCTTCACAGGGGAACATCATGAAGATTTATCTGATTTCCACGATATTGAAGTCGTCACTTCGTCGATGTTTGACCACAAGACTGCCGCCCGGTTCGCACGCAGGGTTTTGATAAAAACGGCCTCACAGGACATTCCCTTGTGGAGACTGCTGAAGAAACACCATATTTCGGTTCTGTCCCATTCTTTTCAAACCGGGCAAAGCAAGACGATCAAGACAGTCGGATGGATCCCCGATCTTCAGCACATCCATCTTCCAAAGTTTTTTACTCCAGAAGAACGAACACGCCGGGACCGAGACTTCATGAGCGCATGCGAACACTGTGACGCGGTGGTAGTTAGTAGCAAGTGCGCTGCCGGCGACCTGATATCTTTTGCTCCCCAGTATGCCCATAAGGTTAGGCTTCTCCGATTTGTCGCCACTCCAGTACCGCTCGCCAACGCCGCCAGCCTGGAGGACTTGAGACAGATCTACAACTTTGCCGAGCCTTTTTTTCTGCTGCCAAATCAGTTTTGGGCTCACAAAAATCATCGAGTCGTGATCAGTGCATTGCATCAGCTCAAACTACAAGATAAGAAATTTCTTGTTCTCGCCACCGGTTCATCGAGTGACTATCGCAATCCCGCTTTCTTCCCTTCGTTGATGCAATACGCTGAACAATGCGACGTCTTGGACCGCTTTCGCGTTCTGGGCCAGATTCCATTCCATCATCTTGCCGGCCTCATGCAGCACGCAACCGCCTTCATCAATCCCTCCCTTTTTGAGGGGTGGAGCACCAGCGTCGAGGAGGCAAAGTCGATGGGCAAGCAGGTTCTCCTCTCTGACATACCGGTACACCGCGAGCAGGCACCGGAACGCGGCATATTCTTCTCTCCAGAGAATCCGGATGAACTAGCCGCAGCAATGATCGCTGCGAATGATGGATTTGATATTCATCAAGATGCCGATATGCAGACGAGAGCCATGGCCCGCTTTCCCGCTCGGCAACGAGAGTTCGGAGAAGCATATCAGACCATCGTGAACAAGTTGGTACCGTCTACGAAATAACCTTCTCTCACAAGCGATCGCTGCCCCACTGCACGCCGCCCACCGGGACGCGCCTCGCAACTCTTCTATGAGTAATCTCAAGCCAAAACCAGCGGCATCATCTTTCTTAGTTGTGTAGTCCTAACCTCGATTTGAGGCCGCGCCACTTGCACAACATCCAAGCTCCTGGAAGGTAGTGCAGTCCATAGTTTTTTCTAATGATTCGGAAAAACTCCCTGTTCGTCGAGCGGCTTGGCGCGCTTGAAACCCCATCTGTTGAGTGGAATGCGACCACTTGATCGAACATCTTCATCTTCACTCCGCCAAGAGCGAACTTTTGATTCATATCGAAATCCGCGAATACTTTGTACCGAATGTCATACACAGGAAACGTCTCCCTCCGAAAAAATGTCCCCTGGTGGTGCAACGTATTGTTGAATCTGAGTTCCATACCGTGAGACGGCCTAAAGTCGTAGCGACCATCAATGGATACGCGGAACGCGGCAATCTCTACCCCGCTTGATGCAGCCTCTTCGAGTTCGCGGCGTGGAATGGAGAGGAGCCTGTCTCCAGCATTGAGATGGAGCAAGAATTTTCCTCGCGCCGACCTGATCGCTTTATTCATTGCATCGTAAATTCCACGATCGGCCTCGCTGATCCAGTAGTCTATTTGGGAGTCGTGTTCACGAAGTAGATCGGTGGTTCCGTCGTTCGACCCGCCATCCACGACGATCAACTCCACGTCATTACCCTTGAGGCGAAATACACTGTCCAGCAGTGCTGGAAGATCTTGGCTAGCTCGAAATACCACGGTAATAATAGAAACCAGGGGCTCGTTCTCCTGCGAGGTTTCATTCAGTCGTCGACCGCCGATCTTTGTTTCGGTATGCATATGGAAGCCTTTCATCAGTGAAGCATCAAATCAGCTAAGGAACTGATTGAGTGGGATCAACTGGACACGAGGTAACGGAGTCTTCACCTACAATCGCTGGGGGGCGGTTCGACGAGCAGCCAAAGAAGTTGCACCCAACTTCACTAGAGGTCGTCATCTCGGTAGCCCCGGGACCCATTCCGCTATTGTTAGACAACGTGCACGAGCTCCCGTTCGACGATTCAGCTACTTCCTTCACAACCTTGTTATCGGTTATCCGAGTCGAGGCACAACTCTGTACATAGGTAATCTCGATTTCGGCGCCCGACGAACTGTCGGGAATCGTATTGTTCACAATGAGATTGTTGTTGGGAGAATTGTTCGTCACACCGTTGATCAAGATGTTATATTTTTTGTTGTTCCACAGCACGTTTTGAGATGCTTCGAAACCACCACTGCCATTATCTATTCCGAGACCTGAGAGTGGATAAGTATCTGCCTGGCCGGGGGTCGCAGCCTGGGTGTCGTGTAGCCAGTTGTGGTGAATTCTGGTTCCAGTAGCAGCTTGGTTACAGCAGGCGTAGATCTCTCCGCCGTCTCTGCTGAGCAACATCCCGTTGAAGATGTTGTTATAGCCCAAATCCTGATTGACTACGCCCTGAAGATAGATCCCTTGTCGGCCTACATTCGAAATCGTGTTGTATTGGACGGCGTTGTTGCTGCCATCCAGGTAGATGCCGGAGGCATAGTCGCCAACGTAGTCGACATTTTGGATTAGGTTGTTTCTGACTGTATTGTTGTTGCCTAGGACGGCGATGCCAGTGCCGGCACTAAAGTTAATGGAGCTGTTTTGAATGGTGTTCCCCGTGCCGTTTAGGATAATCCCCGTATCCCCAACATGGACCTGAAGGAGGCTGAAGTTGATCCCGGTGGGGTCGTCTGCCGCCGGAGGTAAATCGGTAAACTGCGAGACATATTGCGCATTGATGCGGTCCAAAGTGTTGTTCGAACTCTGTTCGTCGGTGATGATAGTCCCGGCAAAGATCGATAAGTTTGCAACGGTTACTCCCGTCTTCCCTCGAAGGTCGAACGCGTAAGGACGTTGCTTGCTGCGGACATCAAGTTTATTGGGATCGGCCCCACCCGGAGCCATGAAATACAGCGTCGAGGAGTTGACGTCGTAAAACCACTCGCGCTCAGCGTCCAGAGCCTTGAGCGTCCCATAGAGATAAAAGTAGCCGTTTTCCGAAGGGCAAATAAAAGGGCATATTGCGGTTTGACCCACATCAATACCTATTTGGCCGACTCCAGAGGATATGACACTGCCGGTCTGATGCCCGAAGGGATCGGAGCCGCTCCAGAGGTGCACCTTGGCCGCTGTCCAATCAAGGTGCGGTATTTTAGAGTCAACAATCTGGCTACTACTGGTCCCCTTCTCGGCCTTCGCCCAATTGATATAGAAGAGGTCGTTACCGTTGGGCCAACGGGCCTCGGTCATCATCTCGGTACCAAGGAAGATCTGATTGCTGTCATCTGCGTTCAGCGTAACCTTTGCCTTATAGACGGAACCGTGATCAAGCATCCATCCAGTCACAGGGTCTGACCCGTCTATCACGACAGGCTCAAAGTGGTACGCCGTGATGGTAATATTGGAGTTCGGTGTGATCGCTTCACGATAAGTTCCGGAGCGGATCTCGCAAGTTCCTCCTTCATCGATTGTGGCAGCGCAGTGTTGAATCGTCTTATACGGCTGATCGATCGTGCCTGCGTTAGAGTCATCGCCGTTGGGAGCGACAAAGAGAACCTGATTCAAAGCCGGTGGCTTTACCGTCAACGTCGCAGGACCGCTACGGAGCATACCGAAGTAGCCGGACACAGACACACTGAAAGATGCCCCGTTGTCTACAGCGTTAGATACAGGGGTGATATAGATAGCTTGAGTAGCGCCGACGATCGCCTGACCATTCCTGAACCATTGGTACGACTGAACGCCGGTTGCCGCCACTGTGAAGATTGCTGGCTCCCCAACCGTAACCGTCTGATTCGCGGGTTGACCAGTAATTGAGGGGGCATTGCGGCAGGAAACGTTGGAGCATCCCATTGTGAATAGACAGGTCAAAGCCGCGGAAAGCAAAAAATAGGAATGCAGCATCCGAGACAGAAAGGCCCACAACCCAGCCGCCTGAGGCCGCGGCCAAAACTCGACTGTCGCAGAATCCTCCACTTCAGCTGTGCTACTTCTCAAGAGACACGTATCTTTGAACATAGTTGAAGAAGGTGCTGTCGCCAAGACAAAAACATAGCAGCTAAATGAATTGAGACTACAGGGCAACACGATGTCCCCTGTCGTCATGAAAAATTGCTTATTAAGACTCGAGAATTAGCCTAATGATTTCGAAGATAGCATGATGGGTTGGCTGTCGGCTAAACCATTCCTCAGACAACACACAAAAACATCAGTGCTCCTAAAATCGCAACGCAGATTTTAAATCGTTGAGCTTTTGAGCTTGCTCGGGGATAAGCTTCATTCTTTCCAGCGAAGCGCAAAGGAAGCACCACAATGAGCTGATCACCAATCCTAAGAACGCGCAGCCCACCGTGATCAAGGTACGGGGCGGTCCAGACTTTTTATCGGGCGGAGTTGCATGATCAACGACTTGAATGACGGGAGCAGATTTTGCTTCGTCAAGTTTCGCTGCCTCTGATTGCCGCGAAAGCAGCTCATAAAGTGTCACGTGATACTTCAGTTCGCGGGTCTGTCGCTCGTACTGAAGGGCCGCCTCCGGCACCTGACCGGCGGGCAATTGAATGTCTCCAGGTTGAATCGCGCGCTGGCTATTCTCCAAATTCACCAGATTGGATCGGAGCGCAGAAATCTCTTCCTGTAAGCGAATGGCATCTGGATTTTCCTGGGTCGCATAGGTCCGCAGGGACTGCAATTCAACTTCGCGACTCGCCAGTTGAGCCCTTGCTTGCGCGATCGAGTTGATGATCGAAACAGCCTGACCGCTCAACTGGATTAAACCGGTTTTCTGCTGAGTGTTTCGCAGCGCAATCTCCGCGTCCGAGAGAGCAGCTTTTTCTTCCGCAAGGCGTTGCGCATAGAAAGTGCGACGTTGCGCGGCTTCGCCCGTAGCCAATTCTGAGTTCAGGTTGTACAGCTGGTCGAGATAGCTATTCGCAATCTGGCTTGCTCGATTGGGGTCGCCATCTTTGACGCTGAGATGAATTAGATTGTCTTTTCCCGTTTCGAAGGTTACGTGCCGGCGGAGCATCACACGCGCATCTTCAAGATACTTCGTCTTGTACAGATCTTTGAGGTTGCAGCTCGCAATAACGTGATCGGAGATTGTATGGCCCTCGAGCATACCAATGTACATATCAGCGGGATTCTTGAGCCCTAGACCTCCACCCAATCCCGAACCCCCAATAAGGGATCCAAACTGACCAATAAAGGCAGCCGCTGACGAGGTCGACTGCTGAGGGGGCAGAATGGTTGCAGTTGCGGTATACGTCGGCTTTAGGACGAAGCTCAGGATGACTCCGAGGATCAAACCTCCCAGAGTGCAAACAGCCAGAAGTCGCCGACGCTTCGCCAGAATCACAAGTGCACTCAAAAAGTCGATGCGTCTGTCGGCGGGTTCGCTGAAACTCTCCTCAGGCTGATAGAGACTGCTCGGACGGTCTAATCTCGACGACATAGTTGGATTGCTCAAATTCTACATCTCTAGAATACAGCTATTCAATCCACATACCACGCCGTCTGAGATTTTGAAGTGACGACTTTTCAGGACACCGCCCATTGAGCAGGCCCGACTTGGCGTACAGCGTTTTTATTCCCGCTCTCGGCGCCGCCCGAGAAAGCCGAGGCACCGTCGCTTCCTTCCGAAAATGCAACGTCTCGCTCGACATACAGCTGATCTATACTGGCTTAGGCATCCACAGTATATCCAGCACGGAGCGTGATCGAGCCCCGAGGCTCACGAACAACCGCACGATGAGCCTTACAAAGCTTCGACGCATTTACAACCGCCGACGTTCAGCGCTTTGGGAGACTACAGACAAGAGCCTTACGTATCGTTAGAAACGAGAATCCGAGTTTATGGTGGCAATCACATCGGCGCAAGCTGGCTTTCAAAAAAGATTTAGCACCGTCTTCTTCGCTCTCTCCTTGTTTTGTGTCGCATTGCCCGGTACTGCCGCCGTCAAGGCAGTAGCAATTCTCCTCGTATGGTCCTATTGGCTGCTGAATGACAGCTTCACAATCCTATCCGTGATCTGGTTCTTCTCAGTTCTACTGAACCTCCTGATAGGAGCCTCGGTAGGAGCAATGTTCCACGCGGTAGTCAGGGCCGACGTAACCAACCATTTCATAAGGCTCTTGATATTCTTTGTGGTGCTCAGTACCGGCGGATATGTCTCACAGAGGTGTCGCCTCAGTAGGGCCTATCTAGACAATTTGATCTTTTCCATCGCAGTTCTCATGATGTTGCTCAAGGTCATCATCCTCGGGGGTTCGCTTGCTGGGTGGTACACCGTGGACGCCTTTCACGATGCACTCGGGTTCGACTCAGTGACTGAGGGCATTGGATTTGGCCTTCAGAGACTTCAATTTCCCTCGGATATCATTATCCCCTTTTTGATAGCTACCTACGTAGGGGGAAAGAGCAAGGTTAAAGATAGCCTCCTCCTCTTGAGTGCCGCAATTGTTATCCTGCTGAGCTTCTCGCGTTATCTGTTTGCTTTTTATCTTGTTTGTACTTTGGTCAGGGCAATTTGGATAAAAAGGGTAGACCTCATCTCGGTTTTTAGTATTGGAGTCATTTTAGTCGCCAGCGTCTTGTTATACGACAGCCTCCTATCGCGGTTTGCAAGTGCTGAAACGCAGGCTTCTGATGACATTCGCGTTGAGCAGGTGAGCTATCTCAAACGAGTGATCGCTGACTATCCCATTATGGGGACCGGCGTAGGCTCTAGCGTTTCTACCTTCAAGAGAAGTGAATCGACGCCCTACTTCTATGAGGCCCAGTGGTATGCGATGACTATGCAGTTTGGATTTATTGGCGTTAGCTGGTTTGTTTGTAACCTTATTGGCATGCTTTACGCATGCCTGAAGCGACGTAATAATCTTTTCTTTACAGTCATATTTTTGGGTTGGTTTGCGTCAGGACTCACCAATCCATATATCTCAGCCCTGGGAAGCGCGTTTGGTTTGTGCTTTCTGCTTTTTCGTTGCAATCAAAACTTGGACATCGGGATGTCCCGGGCTTATGATCTTCCGACTGGTAATTTTTAGCCCCGACCTCTGAATCATGACAATGCTGTCAGTGCAAAACTAGAACATGAACATCGACCAAAGGCGTAACCTGTTTGCAAAAGATAGCTGTACACATAGTCCGCTTCAATCAAGACCTGGACCTGCTTGAGAGATGCATTCGTGCCGCCCTCAATCAAGACTTCGACGACTATACTGTCACGGTGACCGAAAACGGATCTAGCGATTCCGTTGAGAGTTCCTTGCTCGCGCAGTTTGGCACCCATCCAAGATTTCGTTTCACTGATAACAAAAAGAACTTGGGCTTCGCCGGCGCCAACAATAAATTCTTCCG
This window encodes:
- a CDS encoding acyltransferase produces the protein MKTFFKLAHKFFCTFSRLVEKAELLHKKESCLLGEGAHLHPSSRVENNQAKREAIVIAARSQILGQLLVLGHGGIIKIGESCFVGEHSRIWSADSIAIGDRVLISHNVNIHDHNAHSLSAEKRRLHIIEIFSKGHPVHLEDVASAPIVIEDDAWIGFNSTILKGVRIGRGAIVGAATVVTKDVPAYAIVAGNPAKTIGHAEP
- a CDS encoding NAD-dependent epimerase/dehydratase family protein, which gives rise to MSRQTVLVTGANGFVGRHVARVFAREGYRVLGIGHGGWLRDEWEQWGLAAWTSADVTLATLREHTEDPSVIVHCAGGGSVAFSIENPIADFMRTVETTAQVLEYVRTVAPQCSVVYPSSASVYGAVDHLPITADQNAAPISQYGVHKLMAELFIASYARQFGTSTAIVRLFSIYGCGLQKQLLWDACRKFAAGDSIFTGTGDEVRDWLHVEDAAELLLAATENASVECPTVNGGSGEGITVREVLTHLKSSFPQRDSKLTFSGVKRTGDPSRYVADIKGSREWGWAPKRQWKQGMDEYAAWWKSSSRGL
- a CDS encoding glycosyltransferase family 4 protein, whose protein sequence is MSEKIRIGFVLPPGHWLGGKNYLRNLFAAIQAVPDHTITPVIFTGEHHEDLSDFHDIEVVTSSMFDHKTAARFARRVLIKTASQDIPLWRLLKKHHISVLSHSFQTGQSKTIKTVGWIPDLQHIHLPKFFTPEERTRRDRDFMSACEHCDAVVVSSKCAAGDLISFAPQYAHKVRLLRFVATPVPLANAASLEDLRQIYNFAEPFFLLPNQFWAHKNHRVVISALHQLKLQDKKFLVLATGSSSDYRNPAFFPSLMQYAEQCDVLDRFRVLGQIPFHHLAGLMQHATAFINPSLFEGWSTSVEEAKSMGKQVLLSDIPVHREQAPERGIFFSPENPDELAAAMIAANDGFDIHQDADMQTRAMARFPARQREFGEAYQTIVNKLVPSTK
- a CDS encoding glycosyltransferase family 2 protein — translated: MHTETKIGGRRLNETSQENEPLVSIITVVFRASQDLPALLDSVFRLKGNDVELIVVDGGSNDGTTDLLREHDSQIDYWISEADRGIYDAMNKAIRSARGKFLLHLNAGDRLLSIPRRELEEAASSGVEIAAFRVSIDGRYDFRPSHGMELRFNNTLHHQGTFFRRETFPVYDIRYKVFADFDMNQKFALGGVKMKMFDQVVAFHSTDGVSSAPSRSTNREFFRIIRKNYGLHYLPGAWMLCKWRGLKSRLGLHN
- a CDS encoding right-handed parallel beta-helix repeat-containing protein, whose translation is MAATGVQSYQWFRNGQAIVGATQAIYITPVSNAVDNGASFSVSVSGYFGMLRSGPATLTVKPPALNQVLFVAPNGDDSNAGTIDQPYKTIQHCAATIDEGGTCEIRSGTYREAITPNSNITITAYHFEPVVIDGSDPVTGWMLDHGSVYKAKVTLNADDSNQIFLGTEMMTEARWPNGNDLFYINWAKAEKGTSSSQIVDSKIPHLDWTAAKVHLWSGSDPFGHQTGSVISSGVGQIGIDVGQTAICPFICPSENGYFYLYGTLKALDAEREWFYDVNSSTLYFMAPGGADPNKLDVRSKQRPYAFDLRGKTGVTVANLSIFAGTIITDEQSSNNTLDRINAQYVSQFTDLPPAADDPTGINFSLLQVHVGDTGIILNGTGNTIQNSSINFSAGTGIAVLGNNNTVRNNLIQNVDYVGDYASGIYLDGSNNAVQYNTISNVGRQGIYLQGVVNQDLGYNNIFNGMLLSRDGGEIYACCNQAATGTRIHHNWLHDTQAATPGQADTYPLSGLGIDNGSGGFEASQNVLWNNKKYNILINGVTNNSPNNNLIVNNTIPDSSSGAEIEITYVQSCASTRITDNKVVKEVAESSNGSSCTLSNNSGMGPGATEMTTSSEVGCNFFGCSSNRPPAIVGEDSVTSCPVDPTQSVP
- a CDS encoding GumC family protein; this encodes MSNPTMSSRLDRPSSLYQPEESFSEPADRRIDFLSALVILAKRRRLLAVCTLGGLILGVILSFVLKPTYTATATILPPQQSTSSAAAFIGQFGSLIGGSGLGGGLGLKNPADMYIGMLEGHTISDHVIASCNLKDLYKTKYLEDARVMLRRHVTFETGKDNLIHLSVKDGDPNRASQIANSYLDQLYNLNSELATGEAAQRRTFYAQRLAEEKAALSDAEIALRNTQQKTGLIQLSGQAVSIINSIAQARAQLASREVELQSLRTYATQENPDAIRLQEEISALRSNLVNLENSQRAIQPGDIQLPAGQVPEAALQYERQTRELKYHVTLYELLSRQSEAAKLDEAKSAPVIQVVDHATPPDKKSGPPRTLITVGCAFLGLVISSLWCFLCASLERMKLIPEQAQKLNDLKSALRF
- a CDS encoding O-antigen ligase family protein — its product is MVAITSAQAGFQKRFSTVFFALSLFCVALPGTAAVKAVAILLVWSYWLLNDSFTILSVIWFFSVLLNLLIGASVGAMFHAVVRADVTNHFIRLLIFFVVLSTGGYVSQRCRLSRAYLDNLIFSIAVLMMLLKVIILGGSLAGWYTVDAFHDALGFDSVTEGIGFGLQRLQFPSDIIIPFLIATYVGGKSKVKDSLLLLSAAIVILLSFSRYLFAFYLVCTLVRAIWIKRVDLISVFSIGVILVASVLLYDSLLSRFASAETQASDDIRVEQVSYLKRVIADYPIMGTGVGSSVSTFKRSESTPYFYEAQWYAMTMQFGFIGVSWFVCNLIGMLYACLKRRNNLFFTVIFLGWFASGLTNPYISALGSAFGLCFLLFRCNQNLDIGMSRAYDLPTGNF